One segment of Osmia bicornis bicornis unplaced genomic scaffold, iOsmBic2.1, whole genome shotgun sequence DNA contains the following:
- the LOC123989146 gene encoding uncharacterized protein LOC123989146 → MGQLPLCRVTPSRPFIHTGVDYAGPLTLKTWKGRGAKTQKGWICVFVCFATSAVHLEVVTDYSADAFIAAYRRFAARRGTTASLYSDCGTNFQGADAQLKRQFNDSTRENQDLAALLAKDGTQWHFNPPAAPHMGGKWEAVVKSLKFHLKRTIGDALLTFEESITLLAQIEAILNSRPLEPLSDDPDDVSALSPGHFLIGSALNAVPEPTLLDVSVNRLSRWQFLQQRLQQFWRLWSTQYLQRLQAISKWHHPSNEIKVGSLVLITDERLPPGKWPMARVLSLMPGKDGLTRIVNLKTATTTLTRPIVKLALLHQPSQNNADPQTTSSTSR, encoded by the coding sequence atgggccaactacctctttGTCGAGTCACTCCATCGCGCCCGTTCATCCACACTGGGGTGGACTATGCaggaccgctcacgctgaaAACTTGGAAAGGCAGGGGAGCCAAGAcgcagaaagggtggatttgCGTCTTCGTTTGCTTCGCAACCTCAGCTGTTCACTTGGAAGTTGTCACCGATTACTCAGCCGACGCATTCATCGCAGCCTATCGCAGATTCGCAGCAAGGAGAGGAACTACAGCCTCTCTTTACTCAGATTGCGGTaccaacttccaaggagcaGACGCACAATTGAAAAGGCAGTTCAACGACAGCACACGCGAAAATCAAGACCTCGCAGCTCTACTCGCCAAAGATGGTACGCAGTGGCAtttcaaccctcctgccgctCCACACATGGGTGGAAAATGGGAGGCGGTGGTCAAGTCTCTCAAATTCCACCTGAAGAGGACGATTGGAGATGCTTTATTGACGTTCGAGGAATCAATAACATTGCTCGCGCAGATTGAAGCCATCCTCAATTCACGACCGTTGGAACCACTCAGCGATGATCCAGACGACGTCTCAGCCCTCTCACCAGGACACTTCCTGATCGGATCGGCGCTCAACGCAGTGCCAGAGCCCACGCTTCTCGACGTCTCGGTCAACCGATTGTCAAGGTGGCAATTTCTGCAGCAGCGTCTCCAACAATTTTGGAGACTCTGGTCCACGCAGTACTTGCAACGACTCCAGGCCATCTCCAAATGGCATCATCCGTCCAACGAGATCAAGGTAGGCTCTCTTGTTCTAATTACTGATGAACGCTTACCCCCAGGGAAATGGCCCATGGCCAGGGTTCTCAGTCTGATGCCAGGAAAGGATGGACTGACCAGGATCGTCAACctcaagacggccaccacgaCGCTCACGCGGCCCATCGTCAAGCTGGCTCTGCTTCATCAGCCCTCTCAGAACAACGCGGACCCGCAGACCACATCTTCGACCAGTCGCTGA